The Labeo rohita strain BAU-BD-2019 chromosome 19, IGBB_LRoh.1.0, whole genome shotgun sequence genome window below encodes:
- the LOC127181348 gene encoding transcription termination factor 1b, mitochondrial, whose product MLQRQILLFLRPVSRCSSLPVTSRPCSSKPSDHDPPVENESLLENLSIMGVDLPSARRRQPGVLRKLLTNEQGLAHFLKSKGADQETVASIISRFPRSITRSCEHLEERWRLWRNVFKSDREVVGILSRSPESFFRSSDNKNLEKNISFLMTLGITTKDLHRLLTTAPRTFSNSVELNRNMVEFLKSVCLSFDGKDPERFARTVISRNLYVFIRSTNRIRANVEFLSRSLRLSNAEALVLFQTHGAQILDLSHESLKKNFESLRMKLQSLGCDDADFKRMILNYSLVLFVSSERLNEKLDCLMDGGIHVKQVIQKPKVLDFSIDSIRQRLHDLNRLGYDFQKNGIAVLDTSKKRFLAKLERLSSAENEDTRSV is encoded by the coding sequence ATGTTACAGAGGCAGATCCTGCTCTTCCTGCGTCCCGTCAGCAGATGCTCCTCACTTCCTGTGACGTCCCGCCCCTGCAGCTCCAAACCATCCGATCATGATCCTCCTGTGGAGAACGAGTCTCTCCTGGAGAACCTGTCCATCATGGGCGTGGACCTTCCCTCGGCCCGCAGACGGCAGCCGGGCGTCCTGAGGAAACTCCTGACCAACGAGCAAGGCCTCGCCCACTTCCTAAAGAGCAAAGGCGCCGACCAGGAAACCGTCGCCAGCATCATCTCGCGCTTCCCGCGCTCCATCACCCGCTCCTGCGAGCACCTGGAGGAGCGCTGGAGGCTCTGGAGGAACGTCTTCAAGAGCGACCGCGAGGTGGTGGGGATCCTGTCGCGATCGCCCGAGTCTTTTTTCCGCTCGAGTGACAACAAGAACCTGGAGAAGAACATCAGCTTCTTGATGACGCTGGGAATCACGACTAAAGATCTACACCGGTTGCTGACCACCGCGCCGCGGACCTTCTCCAACAGCGTGGAGCTCAACAGGAACATGGTGGAGTTCCTAAAGAGCGTTTGCTTGAGTTTCGACGGGAAAGATCCGGAGCGTTTCGCTCGAACCGTCATCTCCAGAAACCTCTACGTCTTTATCCGCAGCACCAACCGGATCAGAGCTAATGTGGAATTTCTCTCCAGATCGCTGAGGTTGAGTAACGCCGAAGCGCTGGTTTTATTCCAGACTCACGGTGCGCAGATCCTCGATCTCTCACACGAAAGCCTGAAGAAGAATTTCGAGAGCCTGCGGATGAAGCTTCAATCCCTGGGATGCGACGATGCAGACTTCAAGAGGATGATCTTGAATTATTCGCTGGTGCTGTTCGTCTCGTCCGAGCGACTCAACGAGAAGTTGGACTGTCTGATGGACGGCGGGATCCACGTGAAGCAGGTCATTCAGAAACCCAAAGTCTTGGATTTCAGCATCGACAGCATCAGGCAGCGACTGCACGACCTCAACAGACTGGGATACGACTTCCAGAAGAACGGCATCGCTGTGTTAGACACGAGCAAGAAACGCTTCCTCGCCAAGTTAGAGAGACTGAGCTCAGCGGAGAATGAAGACACACGTTCAGTCTGA